The Mucilaginibacter rubeus genomic interval TTTAGTTTCCAGGCCCAGAAAGTCACCGGGAAGCGGCAGATCGCCGACACTATCTGCATGAAGGCCGTAATCGGTCATATCTTCTTCGTACGGACGTCCGTTGCCATCGGGGTCGAATTCCTGTATCCTGACCCATACATTTTTTCTTTGTGTAAGCGCTAAGCCTTCTGATGATTCCAGTGACATGATGTTAAGTGTTTAAGGTTTATATATTCTGTTAAATTTATTTAGCTGTTGATGCGAGGTATCTAAATGGTTTTGAGTTTCTTAATAACTGCATCCGTTTCTTTTTTATATCCGAGTTCAGCTACTTTGTTGCTTTGAATATAGGTGATAAGATCGCCGGCATCCACCTTGCTTATTCTGGCGATGGGAAGGATCAGGTGTAGCGTACTTTGGGTTTGTTGCTGGTCAAGTAAATTGGATTTGATCGTGTTGATCAACCCATTGATATGCTTTTCTTCACCGTTCAATGCGATGATCTGCAACATTTCATAATTGTTTTTATACCGGCTGATGTTGTTTTTGTCGGTCATCAGGTCGAAGGCTACGGTTTGTATGGCGGGTGACAGCCGTTTAAACTCTGCTTCCGGCATTTCGAACAGCAGGTCGGCAACCATTTTATTGGCTCTTTCCTGGCTTAAATGCGCCAATAACAGCGGATCGTGATCCGCATTGGCCTTGACCTGATCCAAAATGCGTGATAAATGGGTTTTTAATTCATTATCCGTATAGTCCGGCGTATTTTCCTGCCGGTATAGGGTCTTCAGCAGGATTGCATTGGTTTCCTCATTGATCACCGAAAAAGCGTTGATTATGCCTTTAAGCGGCGCGGTGTCCAGGTCAGGATATTCTTCGATCGTGCTGAAGAATTTGGCTTTCACAGCATCTTCGCCATATTGCATGATCAGTTCACTGATCCAGGTCGCCGAATCCGGGTGGGCGCAGGTCAGGCGATAACACTCAAATAAATAAGAAACTGTTTCTTCCAGGGTGCCTTCAGGTAAATTGTGCAGGTATTTTTGCATGCCACTGCCGGGTAATCTTTTGGAGGAAAATAAGGTTTGGTTCAGATTGGTGATCCCATCAAGAATTCGCTGATCAGATTGTAAGTTTCTCGAAGCCGTTAAAATGGGATCGAGCGTATGAATGATCTGCCATTCGCTGTCCGGCGTATTGTTAATTGAAAATTGCGCGAAGTTAAATAAAGGGAAAAGTAATTGATTTTGCTCAGTTAAATTGGTTGCGAGGTATAGCCACTGTTCCTTGCTATTGTCATCATCCCAAATCCGCTGTTCTCCATTGACCAGATAGTCATGAATGATCATATCAGTATATAACAGGTCCAGTTGCCAACCGCTTAACTCACGATCTAATTTGTCGGTCAGCTTTTTATTGTTCAGGTAACTACGGAAACTCTTGGCGGCGAGGATAAGTTGATCCGTCCCGGCGGCGCGGTAGTAGGCCTGGTATAATTCAAACTGCGGACTATCGTAAAATTTACTTTCTTCCACGGTAAAGTCATTTAAAGCGGAAGCGATGCCTTTGTCCATAAAGGACAGTTTTCGCGCCAGCGCATGATTGCTGAAGGCAACCAGGTTAGCCATGTTTTTGGTGTTGCTCACATAAAGGGCAATGTTCTTCCGCAGTTCATTTTCTAATCGGCCATAATAACTATCACTGAGTTCCGGCGCGTAAGTCAGGAAAATGTAGATATTATCCAGCAGGTTAGGTATATCGGTAGTGGTAAGTTTATTCTTTATGGCCTTATTCAGACTAAAGAGGAAAAAATCAATAATGTTCTCTTTGATATACCCGGTTTCCTTCAATATTTCCCCAAGACCGGGAAAATCTTTAGCCTGGATTGCTGTTAATATCTTCTCCGGCAGGACATCATAATTGTCACTGTTGATCAGGATTTTTTGCAGGGTATCAAAACCCAGGTTCCTTGTACTGACAAAGGTGGCATCTAAAAAAGCGGTATATCCATCCGGATCCTTTTCTTTGGTACTGTGATACCCTTCCGTAAGGAAGG includes:
- a CDS encoding P-loop NTPase fold protein, with amino-acid sequence MNLLIDKEVDLNEKDLLHTKSYAHSLKDLILNAPQSTPMTIGLFGEWGSGKSSIIKTLTTELDKDKNQRVQFVIYDAWKYANDSFRRMFLLKVQHALGLEQTEKMSSFYMSKNTEVDVTRKFNLPYLTLIVIALLLLLGAYSIFKTPGSGTITLAIILSMLGFLTNVFSKAFNEYKVTTQQPYFFAPEQFEECFNEIVGKALKKKTGIEKMANFIKGKEDGDIDKLVIVIDNIDRCHKETAYELLTNTKNFIDTRLDVIFLIPVDDNALKKHIFKGEAEGLKESEEFLRKYFNVTVRIKPYKVTEIFDFAAQINNQNKLGFKPDTINIIAKEYASNPRRIIQFYNNLQLEMVLMKDKYGKKFSEDNEIAICKFLIIREEWHNHYKALCLNPETFLTEGYHSTKEKDPDGYTAFLDATFVSTRNLGFDTLQKILINSDNYDVLPEKILTAIQAKDFPGLGEILKETGYIKENIIDFFLFSLNKAIKNKLTTTDIPNLLDNIYIFLTYAPELSDSYYGRLENELRKNIALYVSNTKNMANLVAFSNHALARKLSFMDKGIASALNDFTVEESKFYDSPQFELYQAYYRAAGTDQLILAAKSFRSYLNNKKLTDKLDRELSGWQLDLLYTDMIIHDYLVNGEQRIWDDDNSKEQWLYLATNLTEQNQLLFPLFNFAQFSINNTPDSEWQIIHTLDPILTASRNLQSDQRILDGITNLNQTLFSSKRLPGSGMQKYLHNLPEGTLEETVSYLFECYRLTCAHPDSATWISELIMQYGEDAVKAKFFSTIEEYPDLDTAPLKGIINAFSVINEETNAILLKTLYRQENTPDYTDNELKTHLSRILDQVKANADHDPLLLAHLSQERANKMVADLLFEMPEAEFKRLSPAIQTVAFDLMTDKNNISRYKNNYEMLQIIALNGEEKHINGLINTIKSNLLDQQQTQSTLHLILPIARISKVDAGDLITYIQSNKVAELGYKKETDAVIKKLKTI